One Anaerohalosphaeraceae bacterium DNA segment encodes these proteins:
- a CDS encoding radical SAM protein produces the protein MINISKLYCGKSGRSDELRYPPHRNHKPIVVFNCTWRCNLACRHCYSHVRGFGGEPELTTEQARCLIDQIADFGCPVLLFSGGEPLLREDLFELLEYAGGKGLRTVLSTNGTLIQESTAEHLAALGVSYVGISLDGPAAFHDDFRQVKGAFAAAVEGIYACRRTGIPAGIRFTMTADNIRQIPLLFQIAADLDVRRICFYHLIRTGRAEDLAEAVPSAALVREAMDSILSCTEQRTSAGQADEVLTVGNHADGPYLLMRLRKLSSERAADAEALLKRAAGNRIGQNIAAVDWAGRVYPDQFWRSYSLGNVLERSFAQIWDNPAEPVLMVLRNKKEYRDPRCRRCRWFDLCGGNFRSLDGSANIELWRNEPPCYLTEEEIALEQE, from the coding sequence ATGATTAATATCAGTAAATTGTATTGCGGCAAGTCCGGCCGGTCGGATGAGCTGCGTTATCCGCCGCATCGGAATCACAAGCCGATTGTGGTGTTCAACTGTACCTGGCGGTGCAATCTGGCGTGCCGTCACTGCTACAGCCATGTTCGGGGCTTTGGAGGGGAACCGGAACTGACTACAGAACAGGCCCGATGCTTAATTGACCAGATAGCCGACTTCGGCTGTCCGGTGCTGCTGTTCAGCGGCGGAGAGCCGCTGCTTCGTGAGGACCTATTTGAGCTGCTCGAATATGCCGGCGGCAAAGGACTTCGCACCGTTTTATCCACGAACGGCACGCTGATTCAGGAATCGACGGCCGAGCATTTGGCGGCTTTGGGAGTCAGTTATGTCGGGATTTCGCTGGATGGGCCGGCGGCGTTTCACGATGATTTTCGGCAGGTCAAGGGTGCTTTTGCGGCGGCTGTAGAAGGGATTTACGCCTGCCGTCGGACGGGAATTCCTGCGGGCATTCGGTTCACAATGACGGCGGACAATATCAGGCAGATTCCCTTGCTGTTTCAGATTGCGGCGGACCTGGATGTGCGGCGCATCTGCTTTTATCATTTGATTCGGACCGGCCGTGCCGAAGACCTGGCGGAAGCCGTGCCTTCCGCGGCTTTGGTGAGGGAGGCGATGGATTCGATTCTTTCCTGTACGGAGCAAAGGACCTCTGCCGGACAGGCGGATGAAGTGCTCACGGTCGGCAACCATGCGGACGGGCCGTATCTGCTGATGCGGCTGCGGAAGCTCTCTTCGGAGCGGGCGGCCGATGCGGAGGCGCTGCTGAAGCGGGCGGCCGGCAACCGCATCGGACAGAACATTGCCGCGGTGGACTGGGCCGGACGGGTGTATCCTGACCAGTTTTGGCGGAGTTATTCCCTCGGAAATGTCCTCGAAAGGTCCTTTGCTCAAATCTGGGACAACCCGGCCGAACCGGTTCTGATGGTTTTGCGGAACAAAAAGGAGTATCGGGACCCTCGGTGCCGGCGCTGCCGGTGGTTTGATTTGTGCGGCGGAAACTTTCGTTCATTGGACGGAAGCGCCAATATCGAGTTGTGGCGGAATGAGCCGCCGTGCTATTTGACGGAAGAAGAGATTGCACTGGAGCAGGAGTAA
- the cobA gene encoding uroporphyrinogen-III C-methyltransferase → MHKTKIYFVGAGPGDPALITLRGAQLLRQADCVIYDGLVNEALLEDCRPNCECLCVRKRTGEKPFTQEQINQLLLEKAAQYLTVVRLKGGDPGFFGRTAEEVQTCLHAGVDFEIVPGVTAASAAAAYSGMFLTDRQFSSQVLFVTGQEAPDKNESSIDWDFLAGFRGTIAFYMAMSHLEQIATALLANGKPADTPAAVIQNASLPQQRLVHASLEKIAAVCRQEGIEAPAIVLIGPTAVYREETDWFRRRPLAGRTVLIARDEEGNRSLSRRLNELGADVLGLPVLAVQNFAATGAADAVLNRLEEFDWVVFTSRRGVEFSLERLRQLGKDARAFGRTRIACIGPETARALGEYGLRADFVPTTFTGQALAEELSAKEPPAGKKFLLLRSAIAPDDLPKSLLRQGAIVEEVSSYTVEPAELSARQIEPILERLSRRKIDWILFASSSAVSAFLKVVSKETVLQSGAKIASIGPSTTRRLLEENLPAALEAPVHTLEGLTEALIQYHD, encoded by the coding sequence ATGCATAAAACCAAAATCTATTTTGTTGGGGCGGGTCCGGGAGACCCGGCACTGATTACCCTGCGCGGGGCGCAGCTTCTCCGTCAGGCCGACTGTGTGATTTACGATGGTCTGGTCAATGAGGCCCTTCTGGAGGACTGCCGGCCGAACTGTGAATGCCTTTGTGTTCGCAAGCGAACAGGAGAAAAACCTTTTACGCAGGAGCAAATCAATCAGCTGCTGCTGGAGAAGGCCGCTCAATATCTGACCGTCGTACGGCTCAAAGGAGGAGACCCCGGTTTTTTCGGAAGGACGGCGGAGGAAGTCCAGACTTGTCTTCATGCGGGGGTTGATTTTGAGATAGTTCCCGGCGTGACGGCGGCTTCTGCGGCGGCGGCTTATTCCGGAATGTTTCTGACCGACCGGCAGTTCAGCTCGCAGGTTCTTTTTGTGACCGGTCAGGAAGCCCCCGACAAAAATGAATCTTCGATTGACTGGGATTTCCTGGCCGGATTTCGCGGCACAATCGCCTTTTATATGGCGATGAGCCATCTGGAGCAGATTGCTACGGCCCTTCTGGCAAACGGCAAACCGGCGGATACTCCGGCGGCGGTGATTCAGAACGCCAGTCTGCCGCAACAGCGTCTAGTTCATGCTTCTTTGGAGAAGATTGCCGCCGTCTGCCGGCAGGAGGGGATAGAGGCACCGGCCATCGTATTGATTGGACCGACAGCCGTCTATCGGGAGGAAACGGACTGGTTTCGCCGTCGTCCGCTGGCGGGCAGGACTGTCCTGATTGCCCGGGATGAGGAGGGAAATCGTTCGTTGAGCCGTCGCCTGAATGAATTGGGAGCCGACGTGCTGGGGTTGCCCGTGCTTGCTGTGCAAAACTTTGCCGCAACCGGTGCGGCGGATGCCGTCCTGAATCGGCTGGAGGAGTTTGACTGGGTTGTTTTTACCAGCCGGCGCGGTGTGGAGTTTTCTTTGGAAAGATTGCGTCAGTTGGGGAAAGATGCGCGGGCTTTTGGTCGGACCCGGATTGCCTGTATTGGTCCGGAAACAGCACGGGCCTTGGGCGAATACGGTTTGCGGGCCGATTTTGTTCCGACGACGTTTACCGGTCAGGCGCTGGCGGAGGAATTGTCTGCAAAAGAGCCGCCGGCCGGAAAGAAATTTCTGCTGCTGCGTTCCGCCATTGCTCCGGATGACCTTCCGAAGTCTCTGCTGCGGCAGGGAGCCATTGTGGAGGAGGTTTCAAGTTATACAGTAGAACCGGCGGAGCTGTCCGCTCGGCAGATTGAACCAATTCTGGAACGGTTGAGCCGCCGGAAGATTGACTGGATTCTGTTTGCGAGCAGTTCGGCCGTATCCGCTTTTTTAAAGGTTGTGTCGAAAGAAACTGTGCTCCAAAGCGGGGCGAAAATTGCCTCGATCGGTCCGAGCACGACCCGTCGTCTGCTGGAGGAAAATCTTCCGGCAGCCCTTGAAGCTCCTGTGCATACCCTGGAGGGGCTGACAGAGGCCCTGATTCAATATCATGATTAA